The Sediminispirochaeta smaragdinae DSM 11293 genome has a segment encoding these proteins:
- a CDS encoding hemolysin family protein produces the protein MKRTGILGKLFGRSNNSEEEDFSNLNFEEQDMIKGVVTLSDTTVKEVMVPRIDVEFISNEASKQDLLEAMIHYGYSRYPVYKDTIDNVVGVLYVKDLLPAFMRNEAIDIGLVARKPYFVPESKRLDSLLKEFRRRKVHIAVAVDEYGGVSGIVCLEDIIEEIVGDIQDEFDNEEEDILEIGEGVYLCDARVDIEDLNEQVKLQLPDDDFDTLGGFVFDLFGKIPVRYEKVTYNNLDFIIQDMEGHKIKTVKVIKRDAAVTA, from the coding sequence TTGAAACGCACTGGTATCCTCGGTAAGTTGTTCGGTCGAAGCAACAATTCCGAGGAAGAGGATTTCAGTAATTTAAATTTCGAAGAACAGGATATGATTAAGGGGGTCGTAACCCTTTCCGACACAACGGTGAAAGAGGTGATGGTTCCTCGAATCGATGTGGAGTTTATCAGTAACGAGGCCTCCAAGCAGGATTTGCTGGAAGCTATGATTCACTACGGCTATTCTCGCTATCCGGTCTATAAGGATACCATCGATAATGTCGTCGGTGTTCTGTATGTAAAGGATCTTCTGCCAGCATTTATGAGAAACGAGGCGATCGATATTGGTTTGGTTGCAAGAAAGCCTTATTTCGTACCGGAAAGCAAGCGCTTGGATTCTCTCCTTAAGGAATTCCGCCGTCGAAAGGTACACATCGCCGTGGCCGTTGACGAATATGGTGGCGTTTCGGGTATCGTTTGTCTGGAGGATATCATTGAGGAGATTGTCGGTGATATTCAGGATGAGTTCGACAACGAAGAGGAAGATATACTTGAAATAGGCGAGGGCGTCTATCTCTGTGATGCCCGGGTTGATATTGAAGACCTGAACGAGCAGGTAAAGCTTCAGCTGCCCGATGATGATTTTGATACCTTGGGCGGTTTTGTCTTCGATCTTTTTGGAAAAATTCCTGTCCGCTATGAAAAAGTGACCTATAATAATCTTGATTTTATCATTCAAGATATGGAAGGACACAAAATTAAAACGGTGAAGGTGATAAAGAGGGATGCCGCTGTTACGGCCTAA